In Fimbriimonadaceae bacterium, the genomic window GCGACAACCAGCCCAGGGCGAACGACGACAGAGAGAAGCTCAGGCCAGCCAGCATGCCGCCCGCTCGGCTCCCTCCCAGTCTGGTGACGAGGGCGAAGCAACCCCAGGCCGCGGCCACGAGGTGAATCCAAGCAAGTATCCCGATCGCCAGCGCCGTAGGTACCTGCAATAAGCCCAATAGAATATGAAGCGGGTACATCGGGGCACTTTGCGAGTTGCCGATTAGGCTCGCGCCTCCTAGCTGGAAGGGGTTCCAAAGGGGAAGCTGACCCCTGCTCCAGCCCTCGAAGACTAGGTCTCGCCAGCCGTAGAACTGAAGGACGCTGTCAGCCTGTAGGACATCCCATGGGCGAGTTGGCTTTGGACCGTTCCAAGGCGCCATTTGGCGAATTTGATCAAAAGTGCCGATGGTCTCGCCGCCGAAAACGGCCTTCCAAACCGGCAGCATGCACGCCGCTGCAATTACAACGATCAGGGCCCAAGTGGGAATCTGCCGCATGCCTTACGGACAGTACGCGATCTGCTGAAGCGCCTTCTCGTGGGTGGGATTTTGGCGAAGCACTTCCTTGAATTCGGCGCACGCCTCATCGATCATGCCAAGCATCATCATCGTCATTGCAAGATCGTAACGGGCGTCCAGGTGACCGGGGTTGCGTGTGACAATGTCCTGCAGCGTGGCCAACGATCCGTCGAAGTCGCCTTCAAACCCCTGTATAAGGCCTATTTGCCATTGGGCCTCGACGTGACCAGGATCCTGGGCCAAGACTTGCTGCAATGCGACCTTGGCTTCGGCGTATCTGCCTTCACATCGAAGCTGGAAACCGCTTTGGTACGTTTCTTCGATGCTCATTCCGACGGCGCCCAGGGAGACCAGTATATCACCCACTTCTTCAACGTTGGAATCCGCGCGAGGCGGCTCAACCCCCTAATCTATCGGACGTTACCCGAACCGTTAGAGAAACGGTTAGGCAGGTCCGGGTTCGAAACGGGGAGGGGGTACGCGGTGTGTGCCCTTCTCATCCACGGATTCTGCCGGTGAGTCGTCGTCTTGCTTCGACTCGGTCTTCGCCGGCATGGGGGGAAGCTCCTTGCCCTCCATGATCATCAGGAATTCCTCTCGGCTCAACGTTTCCCGTTCGAGAAGAGCTGCAACGAGGGAATCCATCTTTTCCCGGTTTTGCTGCAGGATCTCTTGTGCCCGCTGTCGCGCGGAATCGACGATGTGGCGAACTTCCTCGTCGATCACACGGGCCACATCTTCGCTGTAGTCGCGATCTTCGACATAATCGCGTCCCAGGAACGGATTGCGCGAGCGTCTGCCGATCGCGAGGGTACCGAGCTTGTCGCTCATGCCGAATTCGCAGACCATCGCGCGAGCGATCCGCGTTACCCGAACAAGATCGCTGCTGGCTCCGGTCCAGCGCTCGCCGTAGACGATCTCCTCAGAAACCAAGCCACCCAGGCTCATGGTGATATCGTCGATAAGCTCTGATCGGCTCTTGCTGAACTTTTCGGTCTCTGGTAGCGACCAGGTGACGCCCAAAGCCATTCCACGAGGGAGGATCGTGACCTTATGGATCGGATCGCAGTGCTCGAGCAGCTCGCCGACGATGGCGTGGCCTGCCTCGTGATAGGCGGTCAATTCCCGCTCCTTGGCGACCATGACGCGGCTCTTTCTCGCGGGGCCCACCATCACTCGATCGAGGGCTTCCTCGATGTCTTCCATCGCGATGCGGGAGCGGTTGCGTCGTGCTGCCAGCAGGGCGGCTTCGTTCAAACTGTTGGCCAAATCGGCGCCGGTGAAGCCAGGAGTTCTTTTGGCGATGATCTCCATGTCGACATCGCCGGAAAACGGTTTTCCTTTCGAATGGATCTTCAGGATGGCTTCGCGACCGTTAACGTCGGGAGCGTCCACGACGATCTGACGGTCGAAACGTCCCGGCCGAAGGAGGGCCGGATCGAGGACATCGGGTCGGTTGGTGGCGGCGATCATGATAACGCCGGAATTCGGGTCGAAGCCGTCCATCTCGACGAGAAGCTGGTTCAGGGTCTGCTCGCGCTCGTCGTGGCCGCCGCCGAGTCCTGCGCCACGCTGACGGCCCACCGCATCGATTTCATCCACGAAGATCAGGCAGGGCCGGTGAGCCTTGGCGGTCTCAAACAGATCGCGAACTCGCGCCGCGCCAACGCCGACGAACATTTCAACGAAATCCGAACCACTGATGTGGAAAAAGGGCACGCCTGCCTCGCCGGCAATCGCCCTCGCCAGGTAGGTCTTGCCAACGCCCGGAGGACCGGTCAGAAGAATTCCCTTGGGAATCTTCGCGCCGAGGGCCACATACTTCTTGGTGTTCTTGAGGAAGTCGACGATCTCATAAAGCTCAGCCTTCGCCTCGTCAATACCAGCGACATCTTCGAACGTGATCTTCGGTCCGTTCTCCCCCACTCGCTTCGCTCGGCTTCGGCCGAAGCTCATGGCTTGGTTTCCGCCCATTTGAGCGGACCGGAATACGAAGAACCAGAGGGCGAAGATGAGCAGTGCCGGGACGATAAGCATCGACAAGAAGGCGATAACACCCTGGCTGATCGGCGGGTCGAGAATCGACCACGTGACCTTGTAATCGTTCAGAACCTTCTGAATCTCAAGTCCGCCTGAGCTGTTGACATCCGGGACTTTCGCGTAAAACTTCTTGCCGTCCGCGAATTCGCCGCTGATCTCCGTCTGGCGCCATTCCGCCTTGGCGATCTTGCCTTCCTTTACGTTGCTGATCAGGGTGCCAACGTTGAGCTCAGTCGGTCCTCTTCCCATGTTGAACCCGGCTGGGTTCATCAGGTTTAGCAGGAAAATAAGGCTCATCACGAGGACGACCGTGACTAGAAGGGTGCGGGCAGTTCGATTCAAGCTTGCTCCAAAGGGACGGACCCTGTAGTTAGCTTACGCCTGGCTACCGGGGACCGTTTCCTATTATGAATGATGGTAGGCACGAGGCTGGCCAAACTCCAGCGTCAGCATGGTCGCCGTTTCCGGAAGAACCTTTACTCGCTCGTCGATTGGCCCGCCAGGTACCCATACCGGTCCTACCATGTCATAGACGACGGGGAGCCTCTGGCGGGCACGCAGGCTGATTTTGAGATCGTGAAGGATGTCGGAAAGTTTTCGGTGTCCGGCCATGCCGAAAGGCTGCATCTTTGCCTCTTCTGGACCCGACCGTGTGAATAACCCGCCGACCAGGCGGTCTGCGTCGAGATGCGCGGTCCATGACCCTGGTTCGGTTCTGGGATCTACCACCGGACCCGGATGGACCCCGACGTGCCATCGCCCATCCGGGTCGGAAGTCCAACTCCCCCGCGGTAGAACCACCCGTTCACGGTCGACGGCGTCCGTACGCGTCGCGTGGATCCGGGATTCCAGCAGGTGGAGCGAAACCGGGCCACCTCCGAAGTTGACCGTGTCACACGCTCCCAGGCGAACAGAATCCACCACACGATCGACGAGAGCCAGCTCCGGGTTCGCGCCCAACGTCTTGGCGACCAGCCGGATTGCGCGACGCACAAGAACCGCTGGAAAGGCCGCGAGCGCAACCCGGTCGATGAAGATCTCCTCGTCTTGTGTCAGAAAGGTATAGCGCCCGTTATCCTCAACTTCGCTGCGCTCAAGTGCCGCAACCGCGAGCGAGTCGAGATAACGATCCTCCTCCCCCAACATGACGGCCGATCGGCCGATTGTCTGAAGGAGCTTTGGCTGGACGATTTGCAGCTCAGGGATCACGCGGTGTCGGATACGAGCCCGAGAAAAGGAGAGATCGAAATTGGCCGGATCGTCATGGAACCACAGTCCGTGCAATTCGCAATAGGATCGCGTTTCTTCGCGGGTAAACGGCAGCAGTGGCCGGATGAGCGCTCCTCTCTGCTCGGGAATGCCGGTCAATCCGGTCAACCCGGCCCCTCGAATCAGATTGAGCAGAATCGTCTCTGCGCAGTCGTCCGCGGTATGTGCGGTCGCCGTCCATGAGGTGCCAACTTGGCTAGCAGCACGGTCGAAAAACTCGTATCTGGCAAGCCGTCCCGCCTCCTCGAGGCCAATCCCTCTTTCCTCTGCAATAGCGGGCACATCGGCTTTCCCGCTAACGAACGGAACCCCAAGCTGCTCGCAGAACCGGGCGCACTGCTCCTCCTCGAGCGCGCCCTCTGGGCGCTGCCCATGGTTCAGATGGGCGGCGATGATGTCGTACTTCTGCTTGGCGAGAAGGTCCAGCAGAGCGGTCGAGTCGGCCCCGCCGCTGTAAGCGACAAGCACTGAGCTGCCCCTTAAAAAGCCAAACCCGGTTTGAAGGTGTGCTTCAAACCGGGTCGGAAAATCCATCAGCTCGGATGCTTAAGATCGGCAGCCGCAACTGCCGCAACCGCCGCCGCCCGCCTCGCTTTCCTCCGTCTTGAACGATGATCCGCAGCCACAGGACGATACGGCATTGGGATTCTCGATCTTGAAACCGCCGCCCATGACGTCGTCCACATAGTCAACACTGGAGCCGTCCATGTACTGGAGGCTCAGATTGTCGACAAAGACTTTGATGCCCTCCTGTTCAAAGACCTGATCGTCAGCCTCGGGTTGGGCATCGTCGAGGGCCATCCCATAGGACAGGCCTGAGCAGCCACCGCCAGCCACCCACACCCGAAGTGCGGATTGGCCCTTGTCTTGGCTTGCCATGAGTTCCTTCAGCTCGGAAATGGCTCGGGTCGAAAGCGTGATTGGCATTGCAGTTCTATGTTGAGGTACGCGCCCTCAGTACAAATTGTGCCACATCGGGGATGACAAATCAGCGCGCGACCGAGCCTTGCACAAGACTCGGTCGCGCAAAAGGAGATTCCGCCTAGAACTTAAAGGCAGCGCTAACGGTCGTCGGCAAGTTCTCCGCGAACGTGAATGATATTCCGAAGATCGTGCCGCCGAAACAGAATTTGGTCTTGGAACCGTAGCCCGCGCGAATGCCAAAGGCGGGACTCAGCATGTACTCGGCGCCGAGTCGAAGTTCGCCCTGCCTGTTGGCGTTGCCGATGTCATACCAGTCGGCTCCAGCCAGGAACTTGCCGCGCTTCATGCCGTATCCTAGGCTCACCAGCGTCTTGAACGGCAAGATCTCCTTCTGGCCGGCGTTGATGAGGTTGCCGTTGTTGTCAAAGACGGGATTGTCGCCGAGCGGCCCCGTACCATTGATCCCGACGGACGGTCGAATGAAGTTCTCGATCGAGAGGCCGACGTGGTTGTTGCGCTCCTCGCCGAACGAATAGATGACGCCAAGGTCCATGCCAAATCCACTCTTGCGGAGCACGTTGCTGGTACCCATTTCAGGGGCGTTGACGACATTGTTGTTGTTTGACGAGTTGACGATCAAATGCGTGTAGTAAGCGTTAACGATCTTGCCCCGGGCGCCAACTGAAATGTCGGCGTTTGCCCGCGTCTTGAGCTTGACTCCATACGAAATGTTGGCGCTGTAATAGCCGTAGCCGTAGGTGTCGACGCCAGCCGCGTTTTGAAACGTGCGCCCATCAACCGTGACGCCAGCTTGGGTCAAGTTGT contains:
- the ftsH_1 gene encoding ATP-dependent zinc metalloprotease FtsH codes for the protein MSLIFLLNLMNPAGFNMGRGPTELNVGTLISNVKEGKIAKAEWRQTEISGEFADGKKFYAKVPDVNSSGGLEIQKVLNDYKVTWSILDPPISQGVIAFLSMLIVPALLIFALWFFVFRSAQMGGNQAMSFGRSRAKRVGENGPKITFEDVAGIDEAKAELYEIVDFLKNTKKYVALGAKIPKGILLTGPPGVGKTYLARAIAGEAGVPFFHISGSDFVEMFVGVGAARVRDLFETAKAHRPCLIFVDEIDAVGRQRGAGLGGGHDEREQTLNQLLVEMDGFDPNSGVIMIAATNRPDVLDPALLRPGRFDRQIVVDAPDVNGREAILKIHSKGKPFSGDVDMEIIAKRTPGFTGADLANSLNEAALLAARRNRSRIAMEDIEEALDRVMVGPARKSRVMVAKERELTAYHEAGHAIVGELLEHCDPIHKVTILPRGMALGVTWSLPETEKFSKSRSELIDDITMSLGGLVSEEIVYGERWTGASSDLVRVTRIARAMVCEFGMSDKLGTLAIGRRSRNPFLGRDYVEDRDYSEDVARVIDEEVRHIVDSARQRAQEILQQNREKMDSLVAALLERETLSREEFLMIMEGKELPPMPAKTESKQDDDSPAESVDEKGTHRVPPPRFEPGPA
- the tilS gene encoding tRNA(Ile)-lysidine synthase, yielding MDFPTRFEAHLQTGFGFLRGSSVLVAYSGGADSTALLDLLAKQKYDIIAAHLNHGQRPEGALEEEQCARFCEQLGVPFVSGKADVPAIAEERGIGLEEAGRLARYEFFDRAASQVGTSWTATAHTADDCAETILLNLIRGAGLTGLTGIPEQRGALIRPLLPFTREETRSYCELHGLWFHDDPANFDLSFSRARIRHRVIPELQIVQPKLLQTIGRSAVMLGEEDRYLDSLAVAALERSEVEDNGRYTFLTQDEEIFIDRVALAAFPAVLVRRAIRLVAKTLGANPELALVDRVVDSVRLGACDTVNFGGGPVSLHLLESRIHATRTDAVDRERVVLPRGSWTSDPDGRWHVGVHPGPVVDPRTEPGSWTAHLDADRLVGGLFTRSGPEEAKMQPFGMAGHRKLSDILHDLKISLRARQRLPVVYDMVGPVWVPGGPIDERVKVLPETATMLTLEFGQPRAYHHS